A genomic segment from Yimella sp. cx-51 encodes:
- a CDS encoding LUD domain-containing protein → MSQTDARAVILERIRAAGASSSAPAEVPPPPPDTVLDESAMLELLVENLRDYRAVVTEVNGPELRPAVDAVLQRHGCRTVTVAPALDDSDRPTDAFTVIEDHGLSSQELDGIDAVVTTSRVAIAETGTVVLDHDGGQARRALSLVPDVHICIVRADQVVTSVPEGVSRLRPSVEKGLPLTWISGPSATSDIELNRVEGVHGPRNLEVILVR, encoded by the coding sequence ATGAGCCAGACCGACGCACGCGCCGTGATCCTGGAGCGCATCCGCGCCGCCGGGGCAAGCTCGTCGGCGCCCGCTGAGGTGCCCCCGCCGCCACCGGACACCGTGCTCGACGAGAGCGCCATGCTCGAGTTGCTCGTGGAGAACCTGCGCGACTACCGGGCCGTCGTCACCGAGGTGAACGGCCCTGAGCTGCGCCCCGCGGTGGACGCCGTGCTGCAGCGCCACGGCTGCCGCACAGTGACGGTGGCACCGGCACTGGACGACTCCGACCGGCCGACCGATGCCTTCACGGTGATCGAGGACCACGGGCTCAGCTCGCAGGAACTCGACGGCATCGACGCCGTGGTCACCACTTCACGCGTCGCCATCGCCGAGACGGGCACCGTCGTGCTCGACCACGACGGCGGGCAGGCCAGGCGTGCGCTCTCCCTGGTGCCGGACGTGCACATCTGCATCGTGCGTGCCGACCAGGTGGTGACCTCCGTGCCGGAAGGTGTGAGCCGGCTGCGTCCATCGGTCGAGAAGGGCCTGCCGCTCACCTGGATCAGCGGCCCGAGCGCGACCTCCGACATCGAGTTGAACCGCGTCGAGGGCGTCCACGGACCCCGCAACCTCGAGGTCATCCTGGTGCGCTGA
- a CDS encoding DedA family protein: protein MFDGVMTLLGELMGSPWIYLIIAGISLVDAVVPVFPSEAPLIMAGVYAGSTGSPNLLLIMVCAGVGAMAGDHLAYGLGRVGAGRIERIPPGTRRGRAIAGAKKLLDSRGGMALVVGRFIPWGRIATTVTFGAMRFSRPRFTMFDAIGVAAWALHGTLMGYIGGHAFEKEPAKGLAFGLGLAVAASLLIELVRWILARRGGGRATTESA from the coding sequence ATGTTCGACGGCGTGATGACCCTGCTGGGCGAGCTCATGGGGTCGCCGTGGATCTACCTCATCATCGCCGGTATCTCGCTGGTCGACGCGGTCGTGCCGGTCTTTCCCAGTGAGGCGCCGCTCATCATGGCCGGTGTGTACGCCGGCTCCACCGGATCGCCGAATCTGTTGCTCATCATGGTGTGTGCAGGAGTTGGTGCGATGGCCGGTGATCACCTGGCCTACGGGCTGGGACGCGTCGGAGCCGGGCGCATTGAGCGAATACCGCCGGGCACCAGGCGGGGGAGGGCGATCGCCGGTGCCAAGAAGTTGCTCGACTCCCGAGGTGGGATGGCGCTGGTCGTCGGCCGCTTCATTCCCTGGGGTCGAATTGCCACCACGGTGACCTTCGGTGCAATGCGGTTCTCGCGCCCGCGATTCACCATGTTCGATGCGATCGGCGTCGCCGCCTGGGCATTGCACGGCACCCTCATGGGTTACATCGGTGGGCACGCCTTCGAGAAGGAACCCGCCAAGGGGCTGGCCTTCGGGCTCGGGCTGGCGGTCGCGGCGTCACTGCTCATCGAACTGGTGCGCTGGATCCTCGCCCGGCGAGGCGGCGGTCGCGCGACCACCGAGTCCGCGTGA
- the dapB gene encoding 4-hydroxy-tetrahydrodipicolinate reductase, producing the protein MNQRTRVAVIGASGRMGSQAVGAVQNASDLELVGTFDVGDDLGDLGGAEVAIELTVPAASPANIAHCIERGVHAVVGTTGWDDHKLATLREQLAKQPEVGVLIAPNFAIGALLMMSFARQAARFYESVEVVETHHPAKVDAPSGTAAHTARIIAEAREEAGLSAVPDATEHDPDGARGAMIDGIPVHALRLRGRVAHQEVAFGAEGEALTIRHDSFDRISFMPGVLTGVRQVASHPGLTVGLEHYLGI; encoded by the coding sequence GTGAATCAGCGCACCAGAGTTGCAGTGATCGGGGCCTCGGGCCGGATGGGTTCGCAGGCGGTGGGGGCGGTGCAGAACGCCTCGGACCTGGAGTTGGTCGGCACCTTCGATGTCGGCGACGACCTGGGCGACCTCGGCGGTGCAGAAGTGGCGATCGAACTCACCGTTCCCGCGGCCTCGCCGGCCAATATCGCCCATTGCATCGAGCGCGGCGTTCACGCGGTGGTGGGCACAACCGGCTGGGACGATCACAAACTCGCCACACTGCGCGAGCAGTTGGCGAAGCAGCCGGAGGTCGGAGTGCTCATCGCGCCCAACTTCGCGATCGGTGCGCTGCTGATGATGTCTTTCGCCCGCCAAGCGGCGCGTTTCTACGAATCGGTCGAAGTGGTCGAGACCCACCATCCGGCAAAGGTCGACGCGCCGTCGGGCACGGCCGCCCACACCGCGCGGATCATCGCCGAGGCCCGCGAGGAAGCTGGTTTGTCTGCAGTGCCCGACGCCACCGAACACGATCCGGACGGCGCTCGCGGCGCCATGATCGACGGCATCCCGGTGCATGCCCTGCGGTTGCGCGGACGGGTGGCCCACCAAGAGGTCGCGTTCGGCGCAGAAGGTGAAGCGCTGACCATCCGACACGACTCCTTCGACCGGATCAGCTTCATGCCCGGCGTGCTGACCGGGGTGCGGCAGGTCGCCTCCCATCCCGGCCTGACCGTTGGACTGGAGCATTACCTGGGCATCTGA
- a CDS encoding molybdenum cofactor guanylyltransferase, whose amino-acid sequence MTDSLMFDAIVLAGGRGSRLGLVDKATLDVGDGPLLDRVLEAVSKARRIAVVGPQRELPPTVRQVRENPVFGGPTAAVVTGLQVLADEPSPWTVVLGCDLPLAGEAVPLLLADLERDGATLKDGNGRTQWVAGIYRSSSLYRAADALGDPTDQPLRALLGALDVRTVTAPGRVSQDVDTWDHVSDWNEYFTEGEADE is encoded by the coding sequence ATGACCGACTCGCTGATGTTCGACGCCATCGTGCTCGCGGGTGGCCGCGGCTCCCGGCTCGGGCTGGTCGACAAGGCGACCCTCGACGTCGGTGACGGCCCGCTGCTGGACCGGGTGCTCGAAGCGGTGTCGAAGGCCCGACGGATCGCCGTCGTCGGCCCGCAGCGTGAACTCCCCCCGACTGTGCGTCAGGTGCGGGAGAACCCCGTCTTCGGTGGCCCGACCGCAGCTGTCGTCACGGGCTTGCAGGTGCTTGCCGACGAACCCTCCCCCTGGACCGTCGTGCTCGGCTGCGATCTGCCGCTCGCCGGCGAAGCGGTACCGCTGTTACTGGCCGACCTCGAACGCGATGGCGCAACCCTGAAGGACGGCAACGGACGCACGCAATGGGTGGCCGGCATCTACCGCAGCTCGTCCCTCTATCGCGCCGCCGACGCACTCGGTGATCCCACCGATCAGCCGTTACGTGCGCTGCTGGGAGCGCTCGACGTCCGCACCGTGACCGCTCCGGGGCGTGTGAGTCAGGACGTCGACACCTGGGACCACGTGTCGGACTGGAACGAATATTTCACCGAAGGAGAAGCCGATGAATGA
- a CDS encoding DUF6457 domain-containing protein, translating into MNDQQPGEPTRQEQEDYLVQVCDALGLDRDLLDVDLVLELTKQVAHRFVRPMAPVTSYALGIAVGAAAAAGAKPDQHDLAARVTALLPTESA; encoded by the coding sequence ATGAATGATCAGCAGCCCGGCGAACCCACCCGCCAGGAACAGGAGGACTACCTCGTGCAGGTGTGCGACGCCCTCGGGCTCGACCGCGATCTGCTCGATGTCGACCTCGTGCTGGAACTGACCAAGCAGGTCGCCCACCGCTTCGTGCGACCGATGGCGCCGGTCACCTCCTACGCCCTCGGCATCGCGGTCGGTGCTGCGGCAGCTGCCGGCGCCAAACCCGACCAGCACGACCTCGCCGCGCGCGTCACCGCACTGCTTCCTACCGAATCAGCCTGA
- a CDS encoding methyltransferase domain-containing protein has product MDLVVTCAVGLEDLLRGDLQQEGLSATVDGPGVLRLSAVDDLDPVRRTPMIDRVALAWSPGNDLTEAENLCRAAGFTGDIAFRVDERDPGARGQLIDAVVAQTGWANSTGDWQVNLDPATGRAEIGPLAWAARFGTMQRLPATTPPAVAAGVLRLAKLQPGMNLLDPCGGVGTIPIIDALQRTGDGLVIDLNEESISLAHSNIQQFGVGEQVLAEVGDATDLDLAYGSVDRIVSDVPFGKRIGSNRDNDALYPGLVREIGRVLAADGRAVIITDDKRRFADAVARDRRLKVVKESGLRYNGVSPTAFTLSRVRTRR; this is encoded by the coding sequence ATGGATCTCGTTGTCACCTGCGCCGTCGGGCTCGAAGACCTACTGCGTGGAGACCTCCAGCAGGAGGGTTTGAGCGCGACCGTCGATGGCCCAGGCGTACTCCGGCTGAGTGCGGTCGACGACCTCGACCCCGTTCGACGGACGCCGATGATCGATCGCGTCGCACTGGCCTGGTCGCCGGGAAATGACCTGACCGAAGCTGAAAACCTCTGTCGCGCAGCAGGATTCACCGGTGACATCGCCTTCCGGGTGGACGAGCGTGATCCGGGTGCACGCGGGCAACTGATCGACGCAGTCGTTGCGCAGACCGGCTGGGCCAACAGCACCGGCGACTGGCAGGTGAACCTCGATCCGGCGACGGGCCGGGCGGAGATCGGCCCGCTGGCCTGGGCCGCTCGTTTCGGCACGATGCAGCGTTTGCCTGCGACCACCCCACCCGCCGTGGCGGCCGGCGTGCTGCGGCTGGCGAAGCTCCAGCCGGGCATGAACCTCCTCGACCCTTGCGGCGGCGTCGGGACGATCCCGATCATCGATGCGCTGCAGCGCACCGGTGACGGCCTGGTGATCGACCTCAATGAGGAATCGATCTCGTTGGCGCACAGCAACATCCAGCAGTTCGGGGTGGGCGAGCAGGTGTTGGCGGAGGTCGGTGACGCCACCGATCTCGACCTGGCCTACGGGTCGGTCGATCGGATCGTCTCCGACGTCCCCTTCGGTAAGCGCATCGGGTCGAACCGTGACAACGACGCGCTCTACCCGGGGCTGGTGCGCGAGATCGGACGGGTCCTGGCGGCCGACGGACGCGCTGTGATCATCACCGACGACAAACGGCGTTTCGCCGATGCGGTCGCGCGCGACCGACGGCTGAAGGTCGTGAAGGAATCGGGCCTGCGCTACAACGGGGTGAGCCCGACGGCGTTCACTCTCAGTCGGGTCCGCACCCGGCGCTGA
- a CDS encoding alkaline phosphatase D family protein, translating to MASIVVGPVLRYVGETTATIFVETDAFCRVTVRSDGREWTAATFSAHDHHYAIVLAGGLEPASVQDYEVDLDGESVWPEPDSPFPPSRIATLDPSKDASFLFGSCRTSVSHDKEGTDLHGVDAMRAYALEMARNPDHWPDFVLFLGDQLYADDTSPQMREFIEQRRGLEEPPGEEIKDFIEYAELYRLAWTDSANRWLLSTLPSAMIFDDHDVRDDWNTSHSWHEEMNRTPWWHERIVGALGSYWIYQHAGNLDHDTLRDDKIWKIIAAHDDSSELDLTSVVDAFGEEIDSDPTTYRFSFVRDLGESRLIVIDSRAARDLRPDHRAMLDADELAWLDDQMRGDTQHLFIGTSLPFLLPTGIHDLESMNESMAQGDKPLTAKIGEKIRQAVDLEHWAAFEKSFADVSEMVMQVARGQRGAAPATITFLSGDVHNSYVNEVTVTPEPIESKIVQAVCSPIRNPLPRHVRMLQGTLSGWMADPMRKLINRFPKVKKPNFDWTTTHGPWFDNNLARVEVLGPRLLLTWAKGDVEGDKYDDPKLVRVATVLID from the coding sequence ATGGCTTCGATCGTTGTTGGCCCAGTGCTGCGCTATGTCGGTGAGACCACCGCGACCATCTTCGTTGAGACGGACGCTTTCTGTCGGGTGACCGTCAGGAGTGACGGACGCGAGTGGACCGCTGCCACGTTCAGCGCGCATGACCACCACTACGCCATCGTGCTTGCGGGCGGCCTCGAGCCGGCCAGCGTGCAGGACTACGAGGTCGACCTCGACGGAGAGTCGGTGTGGCCCGAGCCCGACAGCCCGTTCCCGCCCAGCAGGATCGCCACGCTCGACCCGTCCAAGGACGCTTCGTTCTTGTTCGGTTCGTGCCGCACCTCGGTGTCGCACGACAAGGAAGGCACCGACCTGCACGGCGTGGACGCCATGCGGGCCTACGCCCTGGAGATGGCGCGCAACCCCGATCACTGGCCCGACTTCGTGCTCTTCCTGGGTGACCAGTTGTACGCCGACGACACCTCGCCGCAGATGCGCGAATTCATCGAGCAGCGCCGCGGCCTGGAGGAACCGCCGGGGGAGGAGATCAAGGACTTCATCGAGTACGCCGAGCTGTACCGGTTGGCCTGGACCGACTCGGCCAACCGGTGGCTGCTGTCCACGCTGCCGAGCGCGATGATCTTCGACGACCACGACGTGCGGGACGACTGGAACACCTCGCACAGCTGGCACGAGGAGATGAACCGCACGCCGTGGTGGCACGAGCGGATCGTGGGAGCGCTCGGGTCGTACTGGATCTACCAGCACGCCGGCAACCTCGACCACGACACGCTGCGCGACGACAAGATCTGGAAGATCATTGCGGCGCACGACGATTCCTCCGAACTCGATCTGACGAGCGTGGTCGACGCCTTCGGTGAGGAGATCGACTCCGACCCCACCACCTACCGGTTCTCCTTCGTCCGTGACCTCGGCGAGTCACGCCTGATCGTCATCGACTCCCGGGCGGCCCGCGACCTGCGGCCCGATCACCGGGCCATGCTCGACGCCGACGAACTCGCCTGGCTCGACGACCAGATGCGGGGCGACACCCAACACCTGTTCATCGGCACGTCGCTGCCCTTCCTGCTGCCCACCGGCATCCACGACCTGGAGTCGATGAACGAGTCGATGGCCCAGGGCGACAAGCCGCTTACTGCCAAGATCGGCGAGAAGATTCGGCAAGCGGTCGACCTCGAGCACTGGGCCGCCTTCGAGAAGTCGTTCGCCGACGTCTCGGAGATGGTGATGCAGGTGGCTCGCGGGCAGCGTGGCGCGGCGCCAGCGACGATCACCTTCCTCTCCGGAGATGTGCACAACTCCTATGTCAACGAGGTCACCGTCACGCCCGAGCCCATCGAGTCGAAGATCGTGCAGGCGGTCTGCTCACCGATCCGAAACCCGCTGCCGCGTCACGTCCGCATGCTGCAAGGCACGCTGTCGGGTTGGATGGCCGACCCGATGCGCAAACTGATCAACCGTTTCCCGAAGGTGAAGAAGCCGAACTTCGACTGGACGACCACCCACGGGCCGTGGTTCGACAACAACCTTGCGCGGGTCGAGGTGCTCGGGCCGAGGTTGCTGCTCACCTGGGCCAAGGGTGACGTCGAGGGCGACAAGTACGACGACCCGAAGTTGGTACGCGTCGCGACTGTCCTCATCGACTGA
- a CDS encoding LysE family translocator, with translation MQGVLAALGLGALIIKAEPVFQTIKWAGVAYLVYLGVTALRAAWRAKDEGIDLNGKKRRPWMAFQSGFICNITNPKVLMFNVAVLPQFVGSGAGLPELHLRPHTDRARRSLPARARHDRHPGSERAVAQASSAFD, from the coding sequence GTGCAAGGAGTCCTGGCTGCGCTGGGACTCGGGGCGTTGATCATCAAGGCCGAACCGGTCTTCCAGACGATCAAATGGGCTGGTGTGGCCTACCTGGTCTACCTCGGCGTCACCGCGCTCCGGGCCGCTTGGCGTGCCAAGGACGAAGGCATCGACCTGAACGGCAAGAAGCGTCGTCCGTGGATGGCCTTCCAATCGGGTTTCATCTGCAACATCACGAACCCCAAGGTGCTGATGTTCAACGTTGCGGTGCTGCCGCAGTTCGTCGGATCGGGGGCCGGGCTGCCCGAACTGCACCTACGCCCTCACACTGACCGTGCTCGGCGGTCTCTACCTGCTCGGGCTCGTCATGATCGCCACCCGGGCTCGGAACGTGCTGTTGCGCAGGCGAGTTCGGCGTTCGACTGA
- a CDS encoding LLM class flavin-dependent oxidoreductase produces the protein MKAFGFLSFGHYAPQGYDAKAMLQQAVELGVGADEIGVNGAYFRVHHFARQAAAPMPLLSAIAARTKGIEVGTGVIDMRYENPLHLAEEAAALDLLSDGRVALGVSRGSPEPALRGWEAFGYTGSTDPRGADIARPKFDRFMDAVRGVPLADADPAQFGPGQKLSVEPHSPSLERHIWWGAGTRDTAEWAARQGVNLMSSTLLTEATGQAFADLQAEQIDRYRAAWKEAGHDWTPRVSVSRSVFPIMNAQDQMYFGLRSGENADQIGVIDGFRSTFGKTHAAEPDELVRQLEEDAAVMSADTLMLTIPAQLGVEYNLHLLESFANHVAPELGWEPNSDGPVTGYEL, from the coding sequence ATGAAAGCATTCGGATTCCTGAGTTTCGGCCATTACGCGCCGCAGGGCTATGACGCCAAGGCCATGCTGCAGCAGGCCGTCGAACTCGGCGTGGGTGCCGACGAGATCGGCGTCAACGGCGCGTACTTCCGCGTCCACCACTTCGCTCGACAGGCCGCGGCACCGATGCCGCTGCTCAGCGCGATCGCCGCGCGCACCAAGGGCATCGAGGTGGGCACCGGCGTGATCGACATGCGATACGAGAACCCGCTGCATCTCGCCGAGGAGGCCGCTGCGCTCGACCTGCTGTCTGACGGACGAGTGGCGCTCGGGGTGAGCCGTGGTTCACCAGAGCCGGCACTGCGCGGCTGGGAGGCCTTCGGCTACACCGGCTCGACCGATCCCCGTGGCGCCGATATCGCGCGTCCGAAGTTCGATCGGTTCATGGACGCCGTGCGTGGCGTTCCGCTGGCGGACGCCGACCCGGCGCAGTTCGGACCGGGGCAGAAGCTGAGCGTGGAGCCGCACTCACCGTCGCTGGAGCGGCACATCTGGTGGGGAGCGGGCACCCGCGACACCGCTGAATGGGCTGCTCGACAGGGGGTCAACCTGATGAGCTCGACGCTGCTCACCGAGGCCACCGGTCAAGCATTCGCTGACCTGCAGGCCGAGCAGATCGACCGATATCGCGCCGCGTGGAAGGAAGCCGGTCACGACTGGACGCCGCGAGTTTCGGTGAGCCGCAGCGTCTTCCCGATCATGAACGCCCAGGACCAGATGTACTTCGGCCTGCGATCGGGCGAGAACGCCGACCAGATCGGCGTCATCGACGGGTTCCGCTCGACCTTCGGCAAGACACATGCCGCCGAGCCGGACGAACTGGTGCGCCAGCTCGAGGAGGACGCCGCCGTCATGTCGGCCGACACCCTGATGCTCACCATCCCGGCTCAGCTGGGTGTGGAGTACAACCTGCACCTGCTCGAATCCTTCGCCAACCACGTGGCGCCGGAACTGGGATGGGAGCCGAACAGCGACGGTCCCGTCACCGGCTACGAGCTCTGA
- a CDS encoding polyribonucleotide nucleotidyltransferase has product MEGPEITFAEAVIDNGRFGTRTVRFETGRLAKQAAGAVMCYLDDDTTLLATTAAGKQPKDQFDFFPLTVDVEERMYAAGKIPGSFFRREGRPSTDAILTCRLIDRPLRPAFVKGLRNEVQVVITVLSLNPDHQYDVLAINGASAATQISGLPFSGPIGATRVSLIDGQWVAFPNFSDIERSVFDMVVAGRVVGDDVAIMMVEAESTESTWDLVNHQGAGAPTEEVVAQGLEAAKGFIRTLCEAQSELAGQAAKEVQEFPLFLDYQDDAYAAVEQAGKSDTAAAMQIGDKQERESRLDELKDSLKADLAGEGRPFEGREKEISAAFRSLQKALVRETILRDKVRIDGRGPKDIRALSAEVEVLPRVHGSAIFERGETQIMGVTTLNMLRMEQQLDTLSPVTRKRYMHNYNFPPYSTGETGRVGSPKRREIGHGALAERALMPVLPTREEFPYAIRQVSEALSSNGSTSMGSVCASTLSLLNAGVPLRAPVAGIAMGLVSAEVDGQVQYAALTDILGAEDAFGDMDFKVAGTRDFVTAIQLDTKLDGIPADVLAGALTQARDARLHILDVMNEAIDAPDEMSPFAPRVIAVKVPVDKIGEVIGPKGKMINQIQEDTGADISIEDDGTVYIGATDGPSAEAARAAINAIANPQMPEVGERFLGTVVKTTTFGAFVSLLPGKDGLLHISEVRKLVGGKRIDAVEDVLKIGQKVQVELKEIDPRGKLSLAVVEEAGSGDSAESSTESPQAPAAATGPVAEAPASDEAGSPDAAEAKDADSDGEGAPRRRRRGGRGRGRKNGEGDSTDNGAEDNSDSE; this is encoded by the coding sequence ATGGAGGGTCCAGAGATCACTTTCGCCGAAGCTGTCATCGACAACGGCAGGTTCGGCACGCGTACGGTCCGATTCGAGACCGGACGTCTGGCCAAGCAGGCCGCCGGTGCCGTCATGTGTTACCTCGACGACGACACCACCCTGCTCGCGACCACGGCCGCGGGCAAGCAACCCAAGGACCAGTTCGACTTCTTCCCCCTGACGGTCGACGTCGAGGAGCGCATGTACGCCGCGGGCAAGATCCCGGGCAGCTTCTTCCGTCGTGAAGGTCGTCCCTCGACCGACGCGATCCTCACCTGCCGCCTGATCGACCGCCCGCTGCGCCCAGCCTTCGTCAAGGGTCTGCGCAACGAGGTGCAGGTCGTCATCACGGTGCTGTCGCTCAACCCCGACCACCAGTACGACGTGCTGGCGATCAACGGCGCCTCGGCAGCGACGCAGATCTCCGGTCTGCCTTTCTCCGGCCCGATCGGTGCCACCCGCGTCTCGCTGATCGACGGTCAGTGGGTTGCGTTCCCCAACTTCTCCGACATCGAGCGCTCGGTCTTCGACATGGTCGTTGCCGGTCGCGTGGTCGGTGACGACGTCGCGATCATGATGGTCGAGGCCGAGTCGACCGAGTCCACCTGGGACCTCGTCAACCACCAGGGCGCCGGCGCCCCGACCGAAGAGGTCGTCGCGCAGGGCCTGGAGGCCGCCAAGGGCTTCATCCGCACTCTGTGTGAAGCGCAGTCCGAGCTGGCCGGCCAGGCTGCCAAGGAGGTGCAGGAGTTCCCGCTGTTCCTGGACTACCAGGACGACGCGTACGCCGCCGTCGAGCAGGCCGGCAAGTCCGACACCGCCGCCGCCATGCAGATCGGTGACAAGCAGGAGCGCGAGTCGCGCCTCGACGAGCTCAAGGACTCCCTCAAGGCCGACCTGGCCGGCGAAGGCCGTCCGTTCGAAGGCCGCGAGAAGGAGATCTCGGCTGCCTTCCGTTCGCTGCAGAAGGCGCTCGTCCGCGAGACCATCCTGCGCGACAAGGTGCGCATCGACGGCCGTGGCCCCAAGGACATCCGCGCCCTCTCCGCAGAGGTCGAGGTGCTCCCGCGCGTCCACGGTTCGGCGATCTTCGAGCGCGGCGAAACCCAGATCATGGGTGTCACCACGCTGAACATGCTGCGCATGGAGCAGCAGCTCGACACCCTTTCGCCGGTGACGCGCAAGCGCTACATGCACAACTACAACTTCCCGCCGTACTCCACCGGTGAGACCGGCCGCGTGGGTTCGCCCAAGCGTCGCGAGATCGGCCACGGCGCCCTGGCCGAGCGTGCGCTCATGCCGGTGCTGCCGACGCGCGAGGAGTTCCCGTACGCCATCCGTCAGGTCTCCGAGGCGCTGAGCTCCAACGGATCCACCTCGATGGGATCGGTCTGCGCGTCCACCCTCTCGCTGCTGAACGCCGGTGTGCCGCTGCGCGCCCCGGTCGCCGGCATCGCGATGGGCCTGGTGTCGGCCGAGGTCGACGGGCAGGTGCAGTACGCCGCCCTGACCGACATCCTCGGAGCCGAGGACGCCTTCGGCGACATGGACTTCAAGGTCGCCGGTACGCGGGACTTCGTCACCGCCATCCAGCTCGACACCAAGCTCGACGGCATCCCCGCCGACGTGCTGGCGGGCGCGCTGACCCAGGCTCGTGACGCCCGTCTGCACATCCTCGATGTGATGAACGAGGCGATCGACGCTCCCGACGAGATGTCGCCGTTCGCTCCGCGCGTCATCGCGGTGAAGGTGCCGGTCGACAAGATCGGTGAGGTCATCGGCCCCAAGGGCAAGATGATCAACCAGATCCAGGAAGACACCGGCGCCGACATCTCGATCGAGGACGACGGCACCGTCTACATCGGCGCCACCGATGGTCCGTCGGCCGAGGCCGCGCGCGCGGCGATCAACGCGATCGCCAACCCGCAGATGCCCGAGGTCGGCGAGCGCTTCCTGGGCACGGTCGTCAAGACGACCACCTTCGGCGCGTTCGTGTCGTTGCTCCCGGGCAAGGACGGACTGCTGCACATCTCCGAGGTGCGCAAGCTCGTCGGTGGCAAGCGGATCGACGCCGTCGAAGACGTCCTGAAGATCGGCCAGAAGGTGCAGGTCGAACTCAAGGAGATCGACCCGCGCGGCAAGCTCTCGCTCGCCGTGGTCGAGGAGGCCGGTTCCGGTGACTCCGCCGAGTCGTCCACCGAGAGCCCGCAGGCGCCCGCAGCCGCCACCGGTCCGGTGGCTGAGGCTCCGGCGTCCGACGAAGCCGGTTCGCCGGACGCTGCCGAGGCCAAGGACGCCGACTCCGACGGTGAAGGCGCTCCGCGTCGTCGTCGTCGCGGTGGCCGCGGCCGTGGTCGCAAGAACGGTGAGGGCGACTCGACCGACAACGGTGCTGAGGACAACTCCGACTCGGAGTGA
- the rpsO gene encoding 30S ribosomal protein S15, which yields MPLTTARKAEIIAEYGTGEGDTGSPEVQVALLTERIRELTEHSRQHPHDHHSRRGLLLLVGQRKRLLRYLEDIDVERYRSLIKRLGLRR from the coding sequence ATGCCACTCACCACCGCCCGCAAGGCCGAGATCATTGCCGAATACGGCACTGGCGAAGGCGACACCGGTTCGCCCGAGGTGCAGGTCGCACTACTGACCGAGCGCATCCGCGAGCTCACCGAACACTCGCGCCAGCACCCGCACGACCACCACAGCCGTCGTGGTCTGCTGCTCCTGGTCGGTCAGCGCAAGCGTCTGCTGCGTTACCTCGAGGACATCGACGTCGAGCGTTACCGTTCGCTGATCAAGCGTCTGGGCCTGCGTCGATAA
- a CDS encoding ECF transporter S component, which produces MTTFATAAPARAIPLRPRSAAAILLVSLIGVAGFAWPLFVDPDAGISSHTTDAPLLFALMLPLLLLVVLSELSEGGIDSKAIAMLGVLSAVDAMLRPLGAGTGGIEVMFFLLILAGRVFGAGFGFVLGCTSMFASAVLTAGIGPWLPFQMLGAGWVALGAGLLPRVRGRAEIVLLIGYGIIASLLYGWVLNFWFWPLGTSGEPAISVVPGGPLLTNLKHFLAFNLATSLGWDLGRAITTAVLIALTGRPILLTLRRASRKAAFGQRRAADA; this is translated from the coding sequence ATGACTACTTTCGCGACGGCGGCTCCCGCCCGCGCGATACCCCTGCGGCCCCGATCGGCTGCCGCGATCCTGTTGGTGAGCCTCATCGGCGTCGCGGGCTTCGCGTGGCCGCTCTTCGTCGACCCGGACGCCGGCATCAGTTCGCACACAACGGACGCCCCACTGTTGTTCGCACTGATGCTGCCGCTGTTGTTGCTCGTGGTGTTGTCGGAGCTCAGCGAGGGCGGGATCGATTCGAAGGCGATCGCGATGCTCGGGGTGCTCTCGGCCGTCGATGCCATGCTGCGTCCGCTGGGTGCGGGCACCGGGGGCATCGAGGTGATGTTCTTCCTGCTGATCCTGGCCGGCCGGGTCTTCGGTGCCGGCTTCGGTTTCGTGCTGGGCTGCACCAGCATGTTCGCTTCAGCCGTGCTCACAGCTGGCATCGGGCCGTGGCTGCCCTTCCAGATGCTCGGCGCCGGGTGGGTGGCCCTCGGTGCCGGGCTGCTCCCGCGGGTGCGCGGGCGCGCCGAGATCGTGCTTCTCATCGGCTACGGGATCATCGCGAGCCTGCTGTACGGGTGGGTGCTCAACTTCTGGTTCTGGCCGCTCGGCACCAGCGGCGAACCCGCCATCTCCGTCGTGCCCGGTGGTCCGCTGCTGACCAACCTGAAGCACTTCCTCGCCTTCAACCTCGCCACCTCGCTCGGCTGGGACCTCGGCCGCGCGATCACCACCGCCGTCCTCATCGCTCTCACCGGGCGTCCGATTCTGCTCACGCTGCGTCGCGCGTCGCGTAAGGCAGCTTTCGGGCAGCGCCGGGCGGCTGACGCGTAG